A single window of Micrococcaceae bacterium Sec5.1 DNA harbors:
- a CDS encoding NUDIX domain-containing protein, whose product MTLEFDTRPAAYAVIIQEDRILLAYWKQDGKEGWTLPGGGLDLAEHPVDGCRREVFEETGYEARIDFMLGIDVGHWPAEALADGTLRDFQALRLVYEATIVGGELTHEVDGSTTHAAWIPLEDIGKLSRVSLVDVALRLHNERPADGKLN is encoded by the coding sequence ATGACCCTGGAGTTCGACACCCGCCCTGCCGCCTACGCCGTCATCATTCAGGAGGACCGGATTCTTCTGGCCTACTGGAAGCAGGACGGCAAGGAAGGCTGGACGCTGCCGGGCGGGGGACTGGACCTTGCGGAGCATCCCGTGGACGGATGCCGCCGCGAGGTCTTTGAGGAAACCGGCTACGAGGCCCGGATTGATTTCATGCTGGGCATCGACGTCGGACACTGGCCCGCCGAAGCCCTGGCGGACGGTACGCTGCGGGACTTCCAGGCACTCCGGTTGGTCTACGAAGCTACGATCGTCGGTGGCGAGCTGACGCACGAGGTGGACGGCAGCACCACCCATGCGGCGTGGATTCCCCTGGAGGACATCGGCAAACTCAGCCGGGTGTCCCTGGTGGACGTGGCGCTGCGCCTGCACAATGAGCGGCCTGCTGACGGGAAGCTCAACTAG
- the xseA gene encoding exodeoxyribonuclease VII large subunit → MAADATPESTLPGTAAETSPDNPWPLQLLSRKLKAHIERAPAAWIEGQVIELNRRGGNAFLTLRDVDAEISLPASVWSTVLDRQKIPLERGSRVVALVKADFWVKTGRLNMSVKDIRPVGLGDLLARIERLRQALAAEGLFADSRKRKLPLLPHRIGLITGRDSDAKKDVLRNAALRWPAVEFDVREVAVQGNTAVAQIIAALRSLDADPHVDVIVLARGGGALEDLLPFSNEDLIRAVAAATTPVVSAIGHEADRPILDDVADLRASTPTDAAKRIVPDVTEELAMVRQARDHLRRSIGRMVDRETDRLHALRSRPVLATPDTIVAVRSEDITRLQRRSHAAVSTAVVRALDQVHHLRAQVRALSPQKTLDRGYAVVQIVGEDQAGHTVVSSPAQTPDGTPLAIRVAEGRFRAVSTGKAQLVER, encoded by the coding sequence ATGGCAGCTGACGCGACCCCGGAATCGACGCTGCCAGGTACCGCTGCGGAGACCAGCCCGGATAACCCTTGGCCCCTGCAGTTGCTGTCCAGGAAGCTAAAGGCCCACATCGAGCGCGCTCCCGCGGCGTGGATCGAAGGTCAGGTCATCGAACTCAACCGCCGTGGCGGGAACGCCTTCCTGACACTCCGGGACGTCGATGCTGAGATTTCCCTGCCGGCATCCGTATGGTCCACGGTCCTCGATCGCCAGAAGATACCCCTGGAACGTGGTTCCCGGGTGGTCGCCCTGGTCAAGGCCGACTTCTGGGTCAAGACCGGACGCCTGAATATGTCCGTCAAAGACATCCGGCCCGTGGGCCTGGGTGATCTCCTGGCCAGGATCGAGCGGCTGCGTCAGGCTCTTGCCGCGGAAGGCCTGTTCGCCGACTCCCGCAAACGAAAGTTGCCCTTGCTCCCCCACCGGATTGGGCTCATCACAGGGCGGGATTCGGATGCCAAAAAGGACGTCCTCCGCAATGCGGCACTGCGCTGGCCAGCCGTTGAGTTCGACGTTCGCGAGGTAGCTGTCCAGGGCAATACGGCCGTTGCACAGATCATTGCCGCGCTCCGTTCATTGGATGCCGATCCACACGTGGACGTCATTGTCCTGGCCAGGGGTGGCGGCGCTTTGGAAGATCTTCTGCCCTTCAGCAATGAAGACTTGATCAGGGCTGTGGCCGCGGCAACAACGCCGGTGGTCAGCGCCATTGGCCACGAAGCTGACCGTCCCATCCTGGACGACGTAGCTGACCTGAGGGCTTCCACACCCACCGACGCCGCTAAACGCATCGTTCCTGATGTCACTGAGGAACTGGCCATGGTCCGCCAGGCCCGGGACCATCTTCGCCGGAGCATTGGCAGGATGGTGGACAGGGAGACGGACAGGCTCCACGCCTTAAGGTCGCGGCCGGTCCTGGCAACGCCGGACACTATCGTTGCAGTCCGCTCAGAGGACATCACCCGTCTTCAGCGAAGGTCGCATGCTGCCGTCAGCACAGCCGTGGTCCGCGCGCTTGACCAGGTCCATCACCTGCGTGCCCAGGTGCGCGCGTTGTCTCCACAAAAGACCTTGGACCGGGGCTACGCGGTCGTCCAGATCGTCGGTGAAGACCAAGCCGGACACACAGTGGTCAGTAGCCCGGCGCAAACTCCGGACGGCACGCCGCTGGCCATCCGTGTCGCCGAAGGCCGCTTCAGGGCTGTGTCCACCGGAAAAGCACAACTCGTCGAGCGCTGA
- a CDS encoding polyphosphate kinase 2 family protein, whose translation MSVAVEFAKSPADELRVGPGFSLASVDPKATPGFVGAKADGKSLLAAQDARLAELQEKLFAEGKFGSNKRLLLILQAMDTAGKGGIVSHVVGAMDPQGVQLTAFKAPTDEEKSHDFLWRIEKEAPAAGMVGVFDRSHYEDVLIHRVHAWADARELERRYAAINDFESRLVQQGTTIVKVMLNISQDEQKKRLLARLDDPSKHWKYNRGDLAERAFWDDYMDAYNTAFEKTSTDIAPWHVIPANKKWYARIAVQQLLLDALEGLSLEWPKADFDVATERALVEES comes from the coding sequence ATGTCCGTCGCAGTTGAGTTCGCCAAGAGTCCAGCCGATGAACTGAGGGTTGGGCCCGGTTTTTCCTTGGCCAGCGTGGATCCCAAGGCCACGCCGGGCTTTGTCGGCGCAAAGGCCGACGGCAAGTCCTTGCTGGCTGCTCAGGACGCCAGGCTCGCTGAACTGCAGGAGAAGCTTTTCGCGGAGGGTAAGTTCGGCAGCAATAAGCGGCTGCTGCTGATTCTTCAGGCCATGGACACGGCCGGCAAGGGCGGGATCGTCAGCCACGTCGTGGGCGCCATGGATCCACAGGGCGTGCAGTTGACGGCATTCAAAGCACCCACTGACGAGGAAAAGTCGCACGACTTTCTATGGCGCATCGAGAAAGAGGCGCCAGCCGCTGGAATGGTGGGAGTCTTCGACCGCTCCCACTACGAGGACGTCCTGATCCACCGAGTCCATGCATGGGCGGACGCCAGGGAATTGGAACGGCGCTATGCCGCTATCAATGATTTCGAATCCAGGCTGGTCCAGCAGGGAACCACCATCGTCAAGGTCATGCTCAACATCAGCCAGGACGAGCAAAAGAAGCGTCTTCTCGCGCGGCTTGATGATCCCAGCAAGCACTGGAAGTACAACCGGGGTGATCTCGCGGAGCGGGCGTTCTGGGATGACTACATGGATGCTTACAACACGGCCTTTGAGAAGACGTCCACGGACATCGCCCCCTGGCACGTTATTCCGGCAAACAAGAAGTGGTACGCGCGGATCGCAGTCCAGCAGCTGCTTTTGGACGCCCTGGAGGGCTTGTCCCTGGAGTGGCCGAAGGCGGATTTCGACGTCGCTACTGAACGTGCGCTTGTGGAGGAATCCTGA
- a CDS encoding ABC transporter permease has translation MEWFLANIGMVFGLSGQHLVLALVPMLLGLLISIPLAQLARRNSTSRSVVATATSLLYTIPSLALFIILPTILGTRILDPLNVVVALTIYAVALLVRAAMDAFDSVDDDLRNAAVAMGFKPSARFFQVDLPLSLPVLFAGLRVVSVSNISLVSVAALLGVGNLGILFTDGLQRTFVTEVVVGIIAILVLALIMDAVLVVLERLLTPWTRAAAGGRTDRRNGTALLTEPKAGPSLPHAPVRPDPGASA, from the coding sequence ATGGAGTGGTTCCTGGCGAACATTGGCATGGTGTTCGGCTTGTCCGGCCAGCACCTTGTGCTCGCACTCGTTCCGATGCTTCTTGGGCTGCTGATCTCAATTCCGTTGGCGCAGCTTGCCCGGCGCAACAGCACCTCGAGGTCTGTAGTGGCTACGGCTACGTCCTTGCTGTACACCATCCCGTCCCTGGCGCTCTTCATCATCCTGCCCACCATCCTGGGCACACGCATCCTCGATCCCCTCAACGTCGTGGTCGCATTGACGATCTATGCGGTGGCCTTGCTGGTTCGTGCTGCCATGGATGCGTTTGACTCGGTTGACGACGATCTCCGAAATGCTGCCGTAGCCATGGGATTCAAGCCCTCGGCCCGGTTCTTCCAGGTGGACCTCCCGCTGTCCCTGCCGGTTCTTTTTGCCGGGCTCCGCGTGGTCTCGGTCAGTAACATCTCGCTGGTCAGCGTTGCGGCCCTGCTGGGAGTCGGCAATCTTGGAATCCTGTTTACCGATGGCTTGCAGAGGACCTTCGTTACCGAAGTTGTGGTTGGCATCATCGCCATACTTGTCCTTGCCTTGATCATGGATGCAGTCCTGGTGGTGCTGGAGCGCCTCCTGACTCCGTGGACACGTGCGGCAGCTGGCGGAAGGACCGACCGCAGGAACGGCACGGCTTTGCTCACTGAGCCGAAGGCCGGACCGTCCTTGCCCCATGCCCCAGTGCGGCCGGACCCGGGTGCATCGGCATGA
- the rsgA gene encoding ribosome small subunit-dependent GTPase A, giving the protein MKTYASSSDPKISFSSAGDGNHLKGPTDYGYTESIAELFRTNPATGGDTSDNTPGRVVRLDRNRVLVASNSGLLHLPYPGHGLVPATGDWVWLGHNGAGEPSVAEVLPRHSALSRKRAFEASSEEQILGSNIDIVAVVVPVDRPLTHNRLERTLVAAWDSGATPLVVITKADLADLADDVVGEVILQAAGVEVVTTSAEQGDGLEELRQHIPKGATLVLLGPSGAGKSTLINALAGRDLQETGEVRAGDGKGRHTTTSRELVPLGGGAVLMDTPGVRGFGLFDAEEGMEEMFGDLEALFAQCRFADCSHQAEPGCAVQEALAHGSLDPRRWGSYLKLQRELAALNRKHDAAARRAYQREWHQKVLSADRGQRAAERHRHDQAEERAAKGGKRRKR; this is encoded by the coding sequence GTGAAAACTTACGCTTCTTCAAGCGACCCAAAAATCAGTTTCAGCAGCGCCGGCGACGGCAACCACCTGAAAGGCCCAACAGACTACGGCTATACCGAAAGCATCGCTGAACTCTTCCGCACCAACCCGGCTACGGGCGGCGACACAAGCGACAACACTCCGGGACGGGTAGTTCGTCTCGATAGGAATCGGGTGCTCGTGGCGTCCAACAGCGGCCTGCTCCATCTGCCCTATCCAGGGCATGGCTTGGTTCCCGCCACCGGGGACTGGGTGTGGCTGGGGCACAACGGCGCAGGTGAGCCATCCGTCGCCGAGGTTCTTCCTCGGCATTCGGCATTGAGCCGCAAGCGCGCCTTCGAGGCATCCTCCGAGGAACAAATCCTTGGCAGCAACATCGACATCGTGGCGGTAGTAGTGCCCGTGGACCGTCCTCTTACCCATAACCGGTTGGAGCGGACGCTCGTGGCCGCTTGGGATTCCGGGGCAACCCCGCTGGTCGTCATTACCAAAGCCGACCTCGCTGACCTGGCAGACGACGTCGTAGGCGAAGTCATCCTTCAAGCTGCCGGAGTAGAGGTGGTCACCACGTCCGCCGAGCAGGGCGATGGCCTCGAGGAGCTCAGGCAGCACATCCCGAAAGGGGCCACGCTGGTGCTGCTCGGCCCGTCGGGTGCCGGCAAATCAACGCTCATCAATGCCCTCGCCGGACGAGATCTCCAGGAAACGGGTGAGGTGCGTGCCGGTGACGGTAAGGGGCGGCACACCACCACCTCCCGGGAACTGGTGCCGCTGGGAGGCGGTGCCGTGCTCATGGACACTCCGGGTGTTCGCGGGTTTGGACTGTTCGACGCTGAGGAGGGGATGGAAGAGATGTTCGGCGACCTTGAAGCGTTGTTCGCCCAATGCCGATTCGCCGACTGCTCCCACCAAGCCGAGCCGGGGTGTGCCGTGCAGGAGGCGCTCGCCCATGGAAGCCTGGACCCGCGCCGCTGGGGAAGCTACCTCAAACTCCAACGCGAACTGGCGGCCCTGAACCGGAAACACGATGCCGCAGCCAGGCGTGCCTATCAGCGCGAATGGCATCAAAAGGTACTGTCCGCGGACAGGGGACAGCGCGCCGCGGAACGACACCGGCACGATCAGGCCGAGGAACGCGCAGCAAAGGGCGGCAAACGACGCAAACGCTGA
- a CDS encoding ABC transporter substrate-binding protein, with protein sequence MKNPVPMTLTRRGLGGLAAGVGMALALSACGGSPLATPSTSASGGSSGSSGPLVVGSADFPESQVIGEIYAGALNAAGVTATTKPNIGSREIYFKAVQDGSVDLVPDYSGNLLSFVDPEATEVSAEDVFKALPGKLPDGLAVLDASKAEDKDAMVVTKATAEKYQLKSIEDLAKVCKDLTMAAPATFETRSYGFPGLKKNYNCELKGLQPFSDGGGNLTLQALLEDKVQVADIYTTTPSIADNDLVVLEDPKNNFKAQQVLPLYNKAKMTDKAKDALNNVSKILTTDDLVDLNRAVSGDQKQSPKDAAAAWLKDKGIVK encoded by the coding sequence ATGAAAAATCCCGTTCCCATGACCCTTACGCGCCGTGGACTCGGCGGCCTCGCGGCTGGCGTCGGTATGGCCCTCGCCTTGAGCGCGTGCGGCGGCAGCCCTTTGGCCACTCCATCCACTTCTGCTTCCGGCGGATCCAGCGGATCCAGCGGTCCGCTTGTTGTTGGATCGGCCGACTTTCCAGAGAGCCAGGTGATTGGCGAGATCTACGCGGGCGCGTTGAACGCGGCCGGCGTTACGGCCACTACCAAGCCGAACATCGGCTCGCGCGAGATCTACTTCAAGGCTGTCCAGGATGGGTCCGTGGACCTGGTCCCGGACTACTCCGGCAACCTGCTGTCCTTCGTTGATCCAGAGGCCACGGAGGTCTCGGCTGAGGACGTCTTCAAGGCGCTCCCTGGCAAGCTTCCGGACGGTTTGGCGGTACTGGACGCTTCCAAGGCAGAGGACAAGGACGCCATGGTGGTAACCAAGGCCACAGCCGAGAAGTATCAGTTGAAGTCCATCGAGGACCTGGCCAAGGTGTGCAAGGACTTGACCATGGCTGCCCCGGCCACGTTCGAGACCCGCTCGTACGGATTCCCGGGGTTGAAGAAGAATTACAACTGCGAGCTCAAGGGCCTGCAGCCATTCAGCGACGGCGGCGGTAACCTGACGCTCCAGGCGTTGCTGGAGGATAAGGTCCAGGTGGCTGACATCTACACCACCACACCCTCGATCGCCGACAACGACCTCGTGGTCCTGGAAGATCCCAAAAACAACTTCAAGGCCCAGCAAGTATTGCCGCTCTACAACAAGGCCAAAATGACGGACAAGGCCAAGGACGCACTCAACAACGTGTCCAAGATCCTGACCACCGATGATCTCGTGGACCTGAACCGCGCAGTCAGCGGCGACCAAAAGCAGAGCCCCAAGGATGCCGCAGCCGCATGGCTGAAAGACAAGGGCATCGTTAAGTAG
- a CDS encoding ABC transporter permease: MSNVFTDTIGWLTNPIHWTGSGGIPARLAEHLQYSGLVLLIAAAIAVPVGLYIGHTGRGRVIAVALAGALRALPTLGLLVLFALLAGSGLMPPVWALVILTVPPLLAGTYAGISSVDAAVVDGARAMGMTELQILFRVELPNGLQVMFGGIRTAVLQVIATVSVVAYLPLGGLGRYLFDGLVLQDFPRMLGGSLLIAALAIAVDLVLAALQRLVLSPGLTLDSSGRHTAADDLTAPAPAAAAVQGGTP; this comes from the coding sequence ATGAGCAACGTTTTTACGGACACCATCGGCTGGCTGACGAACCCCATTCACTGGACGGGGAGCGGCGGCATTCCCGCCCGGCTGGCAGAGCACCTGCAGTACAGCGGGCTGGTGCTCCTCATTGCTGCGGCTATTGCAGTGCCTGTGGGACTCTACATTGGCCACACAGGACGAGGCAGGGTGATTGCGGTGGCCCTCGCCGGTGCCCTGCGGGCCCTGCCTACCCTGGGTCTATTGGTCCTCTTTGCCTTGTTGGCGGGCAGCGGTTTGATGCCGCCGGTGTGGGCGCTGGTCATCCTCACGGTTCCACCGTTGCTTGCCGGGACGTACGCGGGTATCTCCAGCGTGGATGCCGCAGTGGTGGACGGCGCCCGGGCCATGGGCATGACTGAGCTTCAGATCCTGTTCCGCGTTGAGCTGCCCAACGGCCTCCAAGTGATGTTCGGTGGCATTCGGACGGCTGTTCTGCAAGTGATTGCCACAGTTTCGGTAGTCGCCTACTTGCCGCTGGGTGGCCTGGGACGGTATTTATTCGATGGGCTTGTCCTGCAGGACTTTCCGCGGATGCTTGGTGGATCGCTCCTGATCGCTGCCCTTGCCATTGCGGTGGACCTCGTTCTGGCCGCCTTACAGAGGCTGGTTCTCTCGCCCGGCCTCACCCTCGACTCAAGCGGACGCCATACGGCGGCCGACGATCTCACAGCCCCAGCTCCCGCCGCGGCTGCCGTTCAAGGAGGTACACCATGA
- a CDS encoding pyridoxal phosphate-dependent aminotransferase yields MANFKQSTKLHNVLYDIRGPILQAAQQMEAEGHRILKLNIGNPAPFGFEAPDAILVDMIRHLPNAQGYSDSRGIFSARTAVSQYYQTRGIQNIHVDDIYLGNGVSELITMSLMALLEDGDEVLIPTPDYPLWTASVALAGGRPVHYLCDEESGWQPDLEDLESKITPRTKGIVVINPNNPTGAVYPEDTLKQIVALAEKHGLVLFADEIYEKILYEDAVHVNLAGLTGDDVLCLTFSGLSKAYRVCGYRAGWMAISGPKKDAADYLEGINLLANMRLCANVPAQHAIQTALGGYQSINDLILPGGRLLEQRNKAYDLLNAIPGVSTQQARGALYLFPKLDPEVYHIRDDEKFVLDLLKEQKILVSHGRAFNWVRPDHFRMVTLPNVKDIEEAIGRMADFLSRYPGN; encoded by the coding sequence ATGGCGAATTTCAAGCAGTCCACCAAGCTTCATAATGTCCTTTACGACATCCGTGGACCGATTCTTCAGGCCGCCCAGCAGATGGAGGCGGAGGGTCACCGGATCCTCAAACTGAACATCGGAAACCCGGCTCCCTTTGGCTTTGAAGCGCCCGACGCCATTTTGGTGGACATGATCCGCCACCTGCCCAATGCCCAGGGCTACAGCGATTCCCGCGGCATTTTCTCCGCCCGGACCGCTGTATCCCAGTATTACCAAACCCGCGGAATCCAGAACATCCACGTTGATGACATCTACCTCGGCAACGGGGTCAGCGAACTCATCACCATGTCGCTCATGGCCCTCCTTGAAGATGGCGACGAGGTCCTGATTCCCACCCCGGACTACCCCCTGTGGACGGCTTCCGTTGCCTTGGCGGGGGGTCGCCCCGTGCACTACCTCTGTGATGAGGAGTCGGGGTGGCAACCTGATCTCGAGGACCTCGAATCCAAGATCACGCCCCGAACCAAGGGCATCGTGGTCATCAATCCGAACAACCCCACGGGCGCCGTCTACCCCGAGGACACGCTCAAACAGATCGTTGCTTTGGCCGAAAAGCACGGCCTGGTCCTCTTTGCCGATGAAATCTACGAGAAAATCCTTTACGAAGACGCTGTCCACGTAAACCTTGCCGGACTGACTGGGGACGACGTCCTGTGCTTGACGTTCAGTGGACTGTCCAAGGCCTACCGTGTTTGCGGCTACCGCGCTGGCTGGATGGCCATTTCCGGTCCGAAGAAGGATGCTGCCGATTACCTTGAAGGCATCAACCTGCTGGCCAATATGCGCCTATGCGCCAACGTCCCGGCACAGCACGCCATACAAACAGCGCTTGGCGGCTACCAGAGCATCAACGATCTCATCCTGCCCGGTGGCAGGCTCCTGGAGCAGCGCAACAAAGCGTACGATCTCCTGAACGCGATCCCCGGTGTCAGCACGCAGCAAGCCAGGGGCGCCCTCTACCTTTTCCCCAAACTGGATCCAGAGGTTTACCACATCCGGGATGATGAGAAATTCGTCCTGGACCTGCTGAAGGAACAGAAGATCCTGGTCTCCCACGGGCGTGCCTTCAACTGGGTGCGGCCGGACCACTTCCGGATGGTGACGCTGCCCAACGTCAAGGATATTGAAGAGGCAATTGGCCGCATGGCGGACTTCCTGTCGAGGTACCCGGGGAACTAG
- a CDS encoding exodeoxyribonuclease VII small subunit translates to MTENNPAAPSPESLDSLSYEEAREQLVAVVSRLEAGGASLEESLALWERGEALAKRCEDWLEGARKRLATARDATNDGGAAASTD, encoded by the coding sequence ATGACAGAGAACAATCCCGCAGCACCTTCACCGGAGTCCTTGGATTCCCTCAGTTACGAGGAAGCCCGAGAACAACTTGTTGCGGTGGTCAGCCGGTTGGAAGCAGGCGGAGCCAGCCTTGAGGAATCGCTGGCGCTGTGGGAGCGGGGCGAGGCGTTGGCAAAACGTTGCGAGGACTGGCTTGAGGGCGCCCGTAAACGGCTGGCAACAGCCAGGGACGCAACCAACGACGGCGGAGCTGCCGCCAGCACAGACTAG
- a CDS encoding ATP-binding cassette domain-containing protein translates to MAEAMIEFQSVTKRYQGGQPAVDNLTMSIDKGAITVLVGPSGCGKTTSLRMINRMVEPSSGTITVAGKDVSTVPAAQLRRSMGYVMQSSGLLPHRSVLDNIATVPRLNGVSKADARKRAAELLDVVGLASVLGKRYPSQLSGGQQQRVGVARALAADPPVLLMDEPFSAVDPVVRDELQQELLRLQRELAKTIVFVTHDIDEATVLGDKVAVFAVGGKLAQYAAPEEILRAPANDFVASFVGRDRGFRHLAFDVADSVKLHSVTMVGPTEGQNAGRRTGEWALVVDDESRPLGWSSPRDGAGLIPGGSLFHKGDTLRRALDAALSSPSGLGVAVDDDGRVAGVLKASEVLALIEEVRRHREDAT, encoded by the coding sequence ATGGCTGAAGCCATGATTGAGTTCCAGAGCGTGACCAAGCGATACCAAGGCGGCCAGCCGGCCGTCGACAACCTGACCATGTCCATCGACAAGGGAGCCATCACCGTCCTCGTCGGTCCCTCGGGCTGTGGCAAGACGACTTCCCTGCGCATGATCAACCGCATGGTGGAGCCGAGTTCGGGCACCATAACGGTGGCAGGCAAGGATGTCTCCACAGTGCCGGCAGCGCAGCTTCGCCGCTCCATGGGCTATGTCATGCAGTCCTCCGGGCTGCTCCCGCACCGGTCCGTTCTGGATAACATCGCCACGGTTCCGCGGCTCAACGGCGTCTCCAAAGCGGACGCGCGCAAACGTGCCGCAGAACTCCTCGACGTCGTTGGGCTGGCTTCGGTGCTCGGCAAGCGGTATCCCTCGCAACTGTCCGGCGGTCAGCAGCAGCGCGTAGGAGTGGCACGCGCGCTCGCAGCCGATCCACCCGTGCTTCTGATGGACGAGCCCTTCAGCGCCGTGGACCCGGTGGTTCGCGATGAACTCCAGCAGGAACTCCTGCGCCTGCAGCGCGAGCTGGCTAAAACCATCGTGTTTGTCACGCATGATATTGACGAGGCCACGGTGCTGGGCGACAAGGTGGCGGTTTTTGCTGTTGGCGGCAAGCTTGCCCAATATGCCGCCCCGGAAGAGATCCTCCGGGCACCGGCCAACGATTTCGTTGCCTCCTTCGTGGGCAGGGACCGTGGTTTCCGCCACCTTGCCTTCGACGTCGCAGACTCCGTGAAGCTCCACTCTGTAACCATGGTGGGACCAACCGAGGGGCAAAACGCCGGACGCCGGACGGGGGAGTGGGCGCTGGTGGTGGACGACGAATCACGTCCCCTCGGATGGTCCTCACCGCGCGACGGTGCCGGCCTGATCCCCGGTGGTTCACTCTTCCACAAGGGAGACACCTTGCGCCGGGCCCTAGATGCAGCGTTGTCATCGCCGTCGGGCCTGGGCGTGGCAGTGGACGACGACGGCAGGGTGGCCGGTGTCTTGAAGGCGTCGGAAGTCCTTGCCCTGATTGAGGAAGTCCGCCGCCACAGGGAGGACGCCACCTGA
- a CDS encoding 4-hydroxy-3-methylbut-2-enyl diphosphate reductase, translating to MTSTAVSIPMPTVPRRRRSPEEVQAAAPVTGPKKVLLAAPRGYCAGVDRAVIAVEKALEHYGPPVYVRKQIVHNVHVVSSLEEQGAIFVEETDEVPEGALVIFSAHGVSPAVVQSAEDRGLRTIDATCPLVTKVHREAVRFAKEDYDILLIGHEGHEEVEGTAGEAPEHIQIINGPHEVDKVTVRNPEKTIWLSQTTLSVDETMETVRLLKDRFPTLQDPPSDDICYATTNRQVAIKKIAPQADLVIVVGSANSSNSVRLVEVALEYGARTSYRVDFANEVDESWFEGVATVGVTSGASVPEVLVQDVLRLLADYGYGEVQEVVTAEEDLLFSLPKELRATLKEAGDVSRALGGRGNRPTS from the coding sequence ATGACCAGCACAGCAGTTTCCATTCCGATGCCCACGGTGCCCCGCAGACGGCGATCACCGGAAGAGGTTCAGGCGGCGGCGCCGGTTACTGGACCCAAGAAGGTTCTGCTGGCAGCTCCCCGGGGCTATTGTGCCGGCGTGGACAGGGCTGTCATTGCTGTTGAGAAAGCCCTGGAACACTACGGACCTCCCGTTTATGTCCGCAAGCAGATCGTCCACAACGTGCACGTCGTCAGCTCCCTCGAGGAGCAAGGCGCCATTTTCGTCGAAGAAACGGATGAGGTCCCTGAAGGCGCCCTGGTGATCTTCTCGGCACATGGCGTGTCTCCTGCTGTAGTCCAGTCCGCCGAAGACCGCGGTCTTCGCACCATTGACGCTACCTGCCCCCTTGTCACCAAGGTCCACCGTGAAGCTGTGCGCTTCGCCAAGGAGGACTACGACATCCTGCTCATCGGCCATGAGGGCCACGAGGAAGTCGAAGGAACAGCCGGCGAGGCCCCTGAGCACATCCAGATCATCAACGGCCCGCACGAGGTAGACAAAGTCACCGTGCGGAATCCCGAGAAGACCATCTGGCTCTCGCAGACCACCCTGAGTGTGGACGAGACCATGGAGACCGTCCGCCTGCTCAAGGACCGGTTCCCCACGTTGCAGGATCCGCCCAGCGACGATATCTGCTATGCCACAACCAACCGCCAAGTGGCCATCAAGAAGATCGCTCCGCAGGCTGATCTGGTCATTGTGGTGGGTTCGGCGAACTCGTCCAATTCAGTGCGCCTCGTTGAAGTGGCACTTGAGTACGGGGCGCGGACCTCATACCGCGTGGATTTCGCGAACGAGGTGGATGAAAGCTGGTTCGAGGGCGTCGCCACGGTGGGCGTGACCTCCGGAGCTTCCGTCCCCGAAGTGCTCGTTCAGGACGTCCTCCGGCTTTTGGCGGACTACGGCTATGGCGAAGTCCAGGAAGTAGTCACGGCCGAGGAAGACCTTCTCTTCTCTTTGCCGAAGGAGCTGCGGGCCACCCTGAAGGAGGCTGGCGACGTGAGCCGGGCCCTTGGCGGCCGCGGGAACCGTCCCACGTCCTAG